The Frondihabitans australicus genome includes a region encoding these proteins:
- a CDS encoding nucleoside hydrolase: MDSPAPAPFYFDCDTGIDDSLALALLLAQPGIDLKGIGTVSGNIDAAAGARNTLALLELAGRTDIPVAVGATDPLAGEYDGYVPHIHGRNGIGDVEIPDASVSVADGSAAEMLVALAHEFPGELEVVAVGPLTNLALALQLEPALPRLVKNVTVMGGALWVPGNVTPVAEANVYNDADAAAIVVKAGWPLTLVPLDVTMQHHFDEGHQAAFAEVGTGFHSALAGMLTTYLDFYETVFAERRSSLHDPLAVAIATGDVVPDIVRSVGVDVGTSGDERGHTVPVEGGSPAVRVVTHAPADTATILSAGILSLATPDRA; this comes from the coding sequence ATGGATTCGCCTGCGCCCGCGCCGTTCTACTTCGACTGCGACACGGGGATCGACGACTCCCTCGCGCTCGCCCTCCTGCTCGCCCAGCCCGGCATCGACCTGAAGGGCATCGGCACCGTCTCGGGCAACATCGATGCCGCAGCAGGAGCACGCAACACTCTCGCCCTCCTCGAGCTCGCCGGCCGCACCGACATCCCCGTGGCCGTCGGCGCGACCGACCCGCTGGCCGGCGAGTACGACGGCTACGTCCCTCACATCCACGGCCGGAACGGCATCGGCGACGTCGAGATCCCCGACGCGTCGGTCTCGGTCGCCGACGGCAGCGCCGCCGAGATGCTCGTGGCGCTCGCGCACGAGTTCCCCGGCGAGCTCGAGGTCGTCGCCGTGGGCCCGCTGACCAACCTCGCGCTCGCGCTCCAGCTCGAGCCGGCGCTGCCCCGTCTCGTGAAGAACGTCACCGTCATGGGCGGTGCGCTCTGGGTGCCCGGCAACGTCACGCCGGTCGCCGAGGCCAACGTCTACAACGACGCCGACGCCGCTGCGATCGTCGTGAAGGCCGGCTGGCCGCTCACCCTCGTGCCGCTCGACGTCACCATGCAGCACCACTTCGACGAGGGTCACCAGGCCGCCTTCGCCGAGGTCGGCACCGGCTTCCACTCGGCGCTCGCCGGCATGCTGACCACCTATCTCGACTTCTACGAGACCGTCTTCGCCGAGCGCCGGTCGTCGCTGCACGACCCGTTGGCCGTCGCCATCGCCACCGGCGACGTCGTGCCCGACATCGTGCGGTCGGTCGGGGTCGACGTCGGCACGTCGGGCGACGAGCGCGGGCACACCGTGCCGGTCGAGGGCGGCTCGCCCGCGGTGCGCGTGGTCACGCACGCGCCGGCCGACACGGCGACGATCCTGTCCGCCGGCATCCTGTCGCTGGCAACGCCCGACCGCGCGTAG
- a CDS encoding MarR family winged helix-turn-helix transcriptional regulator, translated as MADRRSDEVDLLIDAWAGQLPEVDFSPLDIMSRLRRISLRLNGIRAQAFRSAGLAIWEFDVLAALRRAGEPFQLSPAQLVRITMVTSGTLSNRLDLLEERGFVERRRNPEDGRGVLVHMTDEGRELVDAAMVALVSSEDEQLAGLSRGERDELIELLRRLGDAIHLD; from the coding sequence ATGGCAGACCGACGGAGCGACGAAGTCGATCTCCTCATCGATGCCTGGGCCGGTCAGCTGCCCGAGGTCGACTTCTCGCCGCTCGACATCATGTCGCGGCTGCGTCGCATCTCGCTCCGGCTCAACGGGATCCGCGCGCAGGCCTTCCGCAGCGCCGGCCTCGCCATCTGGGAGTTCGACGTGCTCGCAGCTCTCCGCCGCGCCGGCGAGCCGTTCCAGCTCAGCCCCGCGCAGCTCGTGCGCATCACGATGGTCACGAGCGGCACCCTCAGCAACCGCCTCGACCTGCTCGAAGAGCGCGGCTTCGTCGAGCGCCGTCGCAACCCCGAAGACGGCCGCGGCGTGCTCGTCCACATGACCGACGAGGGGCGCGAGCTCGTCGACGCCGCCATGGTCGCGCTGGTGTCGAGCGAAGACGAGCAGCTCGCCGGGCTGAGCCGGGGCGAGCGCGACGAGCTCATCGAGCTGCTGCGGCGCCTGGGCGACGCCATCCACCTCGACTAG
- a CDS encoding antibiotic biosynthesis monooxygenase translates to MSPEETRNAATPPQATGALPVTVSITRIVDEHRIPEVTRWVQAGVNLANRYPGFLGSGWVRAHGHSLEWHMLYRFADPVLLDAWENSDDRRTWLALGRGLVTESRVEKRTGIEGWFDAPVSAAAGDDQGAGSASAAEGSAAPAVIPPRWKQATSIWVGFFPVNLAFNLLLGAVFPAWAHVPVLPKVFVTTVVLTPIMAYWVLPLATRVLRPWLMAPRRR, encoded by the coding sequence ATGTCTCCAGAAGAGACGAGGAACGCCGCCACCCCGCCACAAGCGACCGGCGCCCTTCCCGTCACCGTGTCCATCACCCGCATCGTCGACGAGCACAGGATTCCCGAGGTCACCCGCTGGGTGCAGGCGGGCGTGAACCTCGCCAACCGCTACCCGGGATTCCTCGGCTCCGGCTGGGTCCGCGCTCACGGCCATTCGCTCGAGTGGCACATGCTCTACCGCTTTGCAGACCCGGTGCTGCTCGACGCGTGGGAGAACTCCGACGACCGCCGCACCTGGCTCGCTCTCGGCCGCGGCCTGGTCACCGAGTCGCGGGTCGAGAAGCGCACCGGCATCGAGGGGTGGTTCGACGCGCCGGTGTCCGCTGCGGCGGGTGACGATCAGGGCGCAGGATCGGCCAGTGCCGCCGAGGGCTCCGCTGCTCCTGCGGTCATCCCTCCCCGCTGGAAGCAGGCCACCAGCATCTGGGTCGGGTTCTTCCCCGTGAACCTCGCGTTCAACCTGCTTCTCGGCGCCGTCTTCCCGGCGTGGGCGCACGTGCCGGTGCTGCCGAAGGTGTTCGTGACGACCGTCGTTCTCACGCCGATCATGGCGTACTGGGTGCTGCCGCTCGCGACGCGGGTGCTGCGGCCGTGGCTGATGGCGCCGCGGCGGCGCTGA
- a CDS encoding aspartate aminotransferase family protein: MTTTANVQTEPVSAPAAGVNWTPLQEAGRDHLWMHFSRMAPFQEKPMRVIDHAEGVYLYDDRGQKILDGLSGLFVVQAGHGREELANAAAEQAKKLAYFPAWGIANEPVIQLSERLASYAPGSLNRVFFTSGGGEAVESAWKVAKQYFKLTGKPMKHKVISRMSAYHGTTQGALAITGLPAMKQAFEPLTPGGFRAANTDFYRAPEHGDDLVDFGLWAANRIEEAILQEGPETVAAVVLEPVQNSGGCFTPPPGYFQRVREICDRYDVLLVSDEVICAFGRHGTMFACEKFGYEPDIITCAKGMSSGYGPIGAMIANERVMEPFLQGTNFFPHGYTFGGHPVSAAVSLANLDIFEREGLNQRVLDNEQAFGDTLRKLLDLPIVGDVRGDGYFWGIELVRDKGTKETFDAAARELLIKQFLPNALMDNGLYCRPDDRVNPVIQVAPPLISGQAEFDEMEQILRGTLQDAWALV, from the coding sequence ATGACGACGACCGCGAACGTCCAGACCGAGCCCGTGTCCGCCCCCGCCGCAGGCGTGAACTGGACCCCCCTGCAGGAGGCCGGTCGCGACCACCTGTGGATGCACTTCTCGCGCATGGCGCCCTTCCAGGAGAAGCCGATGCGCGTGATCGACCACGCGGAGGGCGTCTACCTCTACGACGACCGCGGCCAGAAGATCCTCGACGGACTCTCGGGCCTCTTCGTCGTGCAGGCCGGCCACGGGCGTGAGGAGCTCGCGAACGCCGCCGCGGAGCAGGCGAAGAAGCTCGCCTACTTCCCGGCCTGGGGCATCGCCAACGAGCCGGTGATCCAGCTCTCGGAGCGCCTGGCGTCGTACGCCCCCGGCTCGCTGAACCGCGTCTTCTTCACGTCGGGCGGCGGCGAGGCCGTCGAGAGCGCGTGGAAGGTCGCGAAGCAGTACTTCAAGCTCACCGGCAAGCCGATGAAGCACAAGGTCATCTCGCGCATGTCGGCGTACCACGGCACCACGCAGGGCGCCCTGGCGATCACCGGCCTGCCCGCGATGAAGCAGGCGTTCGAGCCGCTCACGCCGGGCGGGTTCCGCGCCGCGAACACCGACTTCTACCGCGCTCCCGAGCACGGCGACGACCTCGTCGACTTCGGCCTCTGGGCGGCGAACCGCATCGAGGAGGCGATCCTGCAGGAGGGGCCCGAGACGGTCGCCGCGGTCGTGCTCGAGCCGGTGCAGAACTCCGGCGGCTGCTTCACACCGCCGCCCGGGTACTTCCAGCGCGTGCGCGAGATCTGCGACAGGTACGACGTGCTGCTCGTCTCGGACGAGGTCATCTGCGCGTTCGGCCGTCACGGCACGATGTTCGCCTGCGAGAAGTTCGGCTACGAGCCCGACATCATCACCTGCGCCAAGGGCATGTCGTCGGGCTACGGGCCGATCGGCGCGATGATCGCGAACGAGCGGGTGATGGAGCCGTTCCTCCAGGGCACGAACTTCTTCCCGCACGGCTACACCTTCGGCGGTCACCCGGTCTCGGCGGCGGTGTCGCTGGCCAACCTCGACATCTTCGAGCGCGAGGGCCTCAACCAGCGCGTGCTCGACAACGAGCAGGCCTTCGGCGACACGCTGCGCAAGCTGCTCGACCTGCCGATCGTCGGCGACGTGCGCGGCGACGGCTACTTCTGGGGCATCGAGCTGGTGCGCGACAAGGGCACGAAGGAGACCTTCGACGCGGCCGCGCGCGAGCTGCTGATCAAGCAGTTCCTGCCGAACGCGCTCATGGACAACGGCCTCTACTGCCGCCCCGACGACCGCGTGAACCCCGTGATCCAGGTCGCGCCGCCGCTCATCTCGGGCCAGGCGGAGTTCGACGAGATGGAGCAGATCCTCCGCGGCACGCTGCAGGACGCCTGGGCGCTGGTGTAG
- a CDS encoding TetR/AcrR family transcriptional regulator encodes MSDPTPEPPVRPGSRGPYAKTAARRAAIVDAAREVFAASGYRAGSIQAVADACGISQSAVLHHFPAKEDLLLAVLADRDARGDDVQAGHDLFGGTLAQARHNESVPGIIELYTTLCGEATGAGHPAHDYFATRFRRTREHYADEFRSLAAAGRLREGVDPDLAGASLVALWDGAQLQWLMEPGAVNVTAQLRHFLSLCVLPA; translated from the coding sequence ATGAGCGACCCAACGCCCGAGCCCCCGGTGCGACCCGGCAGCCGCGGCCCCTACGCCAAGACGGCGGCCCGCCGCGCCGCGATCGTCGACGCGGCCCGCGAGGTCTTCGCGGCCTCCGGCTACCGCGCGGGCAGCATCCAGGCGGTCGCCGACGCGTGCGGCATCAGCCAGTCGGCCGTGCTCCACCACTTCCCAGCGAAAGAAGACCTGCTGCTCGCCGTGCTCGCCGACCGCGACGCGCGCGGCGACGACGTGCAGGCCGGTCACGACCTCTTCGGCGGCACCCTCGCCCAGGCGCGGCACAACGAGTCGGTGCCCGGCATCATCGAGCTGTACACGACGCTGTGCGGAGAGGCGACCGGTGCCGGGCATCCTGCCCACGACTACTTCGCCACGCGCTTCCGGCGCACCCGCGAGCACTACGCCGACGAGTTCCGGTCTCTCGCCGCCGCCGGCCGGCTGCGCGAGGGCGTCGACCCCGATCTCGCCGGCGCCTCGCTCGTCGCCCTGTGGGACGGCGCGCAGCTGCAGTGGCTCATGGAGCCGGGCGCCGTCAACGTCACGGCGCAGCTGCGGCACTTCCTCTCGCTGTGCGTCCTTCCCGCCTGA
- a CDS encoding glycoside hydrolase family 2 TIM barrel-domain containing protein yields MTTTPLSTLSDIAPGSGRRSPARSWLHSDAPAIDLSGEWAFRLRANAETEAGFADPATDLDGGDWATIPVPSHWVLEGGGAYGRPIYTNVQFPFPVDPPFVPDENPTGDYRRDFEVPGDASWSGSRHLLRFDGVESHYRVWLNGEEVGTGSGSRLQQEFDVTGLLRPGRNTIAVRVHQWSAASYVEDQDQWYLPGIFRPVTLLARPAGGLDDVWLRTSWVDGTAALDPEIVASAEAYPVRLRVPELDVDVTWQEPADVAPLTLAGAEPWSAESPRLYDALLSTASETVTQRIGFRTVRIDGDVLLVNGAPLKIHGVNRHEAHPDRGRVFDEAHAREDLARMKRFNVNAIRTSHYPPHPRLLDLCDELGLWVLLECDLETHGFERGASDELGGRWHDPSADAWAGNPSDDPAWREVYLDRIERTVERDKNHASIVIWSLGNEAGTGRNLAAMAAWVHERDTSRPVHYEGDHAAAYTDIYSRMYPSIVETEAFATDGTSLFEGATAAESARIRTMPVLLCEYIHAMGNGPGAIDQYEELFDAYPRLMGGFVWEWRDHGIRTRDASGREFFGYGGDFGETVHDGNFVMDGMLFSDDTPSPGLHEYAAVVAPFRFGFDDSVVAISNVRHSATTSDVDFVWRVEVDGVVSASGSLDVVDAGDIASWGTDRVIAAGETLMVSLPEEALEAPEGAAGREAWLTVEAVLRDDTAWAQAGHVVGRGQRRLAAASGTQAGPARPGGRLGSWGPWRGGGADVSATLDLGPAAFDHGRLVELAGAPVAGPSLALFRAPTDNDALHSAGLYDPQGPEVNLGLGVPGPSLAEIWRAARLDLLAPRTLDVEASADGTGLLVRERWAAPSSRLSWTTETRWRIADGELTLAVAILPSRGWNLILPRIGVRFDLPTAVDGASWFGTGPHESYPDSRHAAYVGRFEASIDELAAPYARPQETGHRSDVRSLDLSRGGTPWLSLDAVADERGRLPGFTLSRWTAQELASAAHPSDLPDPAHSYLYLDAAQNGLGSRACGVDVWPEFALRPEARTLRVTLAAL; encoded by the coding sequence ATGACGACGACGCCGCTCTCGACCCTGTCCGACATCGCTCCCGGGTCGGGGCGACGGAGCCCTGCTCGGTCGTGGCTGCACTCCGACGCCCCGGCGATCGACCTGTCGGGGGAGTGGGCCTTCAGGCTGCGCGCGAACGCCGAGACCGAGGCGGGATTCGCTGATCCTGCGACCGACCTCGACGGAGGCGACTGGGCGACGATTCCGGTGCCGTCGCACTGGGTGCTCGAGGGCGGCGGCGCGTACGGGCGGCCGATCTACACGAACGTGCAGTTCCCGTTCCCGGTCGACCCGCCGTTCGTGCCCGACGAGAACCCGACCGGCGACTACCGGCGCGACTTCGAGGTGCCCGGCGACGCCTCGTGGAGCGGGTCCCGTCACCTTCTCCGCTTCGACGGCGTCGAGTCGCACTACCGCGTCTGGCTGAACGGCGAGGAGGTCGGCACCGGGTCGGGCAGCCGCCTGCAGCAGGAGTTCGACGTCACCGGCCTGCTCCGCCCCGGCCGCAACACGATCGCGGTGCGCGTGCACCAGTGGTCGGCCGCCTCGTACGTCGAGGACCAGGACCAGTGGTACCTGCCCGGAATCTTCCGCCCGGTCACGCTGCTCGCACGCCCGGCCGGCGGGCTCGACGACGTCTGGCTGCGCACGTCGTGGGTCGACGGCACGGCCGCGCTCGACCCCGAGATCGTGGCTTCGGCCGAGGCGTACCCCGTGCGCCTCCGCGTACCCGAGCTCGACGTGGACGTCACGTGGCAGGAGCCCGCCGACGTCGCCCCGCTCACCCTCGCCGGCGCCGAACCCTGGTCGGCCGAGAGCCCCCGACTGTACGACGCCCTGCTGTCGACGGCGTCCGAGACCGTCACCCAGCGGATCGGCTTCCGCACCGTGCGCATCGACGGCGACGTGCTGCTCGTCAACGGCGCGCCTCTGAAGATCCACGGCGTGAACCGCCACGAGGCGCACCCCGACCGGGGCCGCGTCTTCGACGAGGCGCACGCGCGCGAGGACCTCGCCCGCATGAAGCGCTTCAACGTCAACGCGATCCGCACCAGTCACTACCCGCCGCACCCGCGACTGCTCGACCTCTGCGACGAGCTCGGCCTCTGGGTGCTGCTCGAGTGCGACCTCGAGACCCACGGGTTCGAGCGCGGCGCCTCGGACGAGCTCGGCGGCCGGTGGCACGATCCGTCCGCCGATGCCTGGGCGGGCAACCCGTCGGACGACCCTGCCTGGCGCGAGGTCTACCTCGACCGCATCGAGCGCACCGTCGAGCGAGACAAGAACCACGCCAGCATCGTCATCTGGTCGCTCGGCAACGAAGCCGGCACCGGGCGCAACCTCGCCGCGATGGCGGCCTGGGTGCACGAGCGCGACACGTCGCGGCCGGTGCACTACGAGGGCGACCATGCCGCCGCCTACACCGACATCTACTCGCGGATGTACCCGTCGATCGTCGAGACCGAGGCGTTCGCGACCGACGGCACCTCGCTCTTCGAGGGCGCGACAGCCGCTGAGTCGGCCCGCATCCGGACGATGCCGGTGCTGCTGTGCGAGTACATCCACGCCATGGGCAACGGGCCCGGCGCGATCGACCAGTACGAGGAGCTCTTCGACGCCTACCCGCGGCTGATGGGCGGGTTCGTCTGGGAGTGGCGCGACCACGGGATCCGCACGCGCGACGCTTCGGGCCGGGAGTTCTTCGGCTACGGCGGCGACTTCGGCGAGACCGTGCACGACGGCAACTTCGTCATGGACGGCATGCTCTTCTCGGACGACACGCCGTCGCCGGGGCTGCACGAGTACGCCGCCGTGGTGGCGCCGTTCCGGTTCGGCTTCGACGACAGCGTCGTCGCGATCAGCAACGTGCGGCACTCGGCCACGACGAGCGATGTCGACTTCGTGTGGCGCGTCGAGGTCGACGGCGTCGTTTCGGCCTCGGGGTCGCTCGACGTCGTCGACGCTGGCGACATCGCCAGCTGGGGGACCGACCGCGTCATCGCGGCCGGAGAGACGCTGATGGTCTCGCTGCCGGAGGAGGCCCTCGAGGCACCGGAGGGGGCCGCGGGCCGTGAGGCCTGGCTCACGGTCGAGGCGGTGCTGCGCGACGACACGGCGTGGGCGCAGGCCGGGCACGTGGTCGGGCGCGGACAGCGCCGGCTCGCGGCTGCCTCCGGAACGCAGGCCGGGCCGGCACGCCCGGGCGGGCGCCTCGGCTCCTGGGGCCCGTGGCGCGGTGGCGGCGCGGACGTGTCTGCGACGCTCGACCTCGGCCCGGCGGCCTTCGACCACGGGCGGCTCGTCGAGCTCGCAGGGGCGCCGGTCGCCGGCCCGTCGCTCGCGCTGTTCCGGGCGCCGACCGACAACGACGCGCTGCACTCCGCCGGCCTCTACGACCCGCAGGGTCCGGAGGTGAACCTCGGCCTCGGCGTGCCCGGCCCGTCGCTCGCCGAGATCTGGCGGGCGGCCCGGCTCGACCTGCTCGCCCCGCGGACGCTCGACGTCGAGGCGTCCGCCGACGGAACGGGCCTCCTCGTGCGCGAGCGCTGGGCGGCGCCGTCGTCACGCCTCTCGTGGACGACCGAGACTCGCTGGCGGATCGCCGACGGAGAGCTCACGCTCGCGGTGGCGATCCTGCCCTCGCGCGGGTGGAACCTGATCCTGCCGCGCATCGGCGTCCGCTTCGACCTGCCGACCGCGGTCGACGGTGCCTCGTGGTTCGGCACCGGGCCGCACGAGTCGTACCCCGACAGCCGCCACGCGGCCTACGTCGGGCGCTTCGAGGCCTCGATCGACGAGCTCGCCGCGCCGTACGCCCGGCCGCAGGAGACCGGTCACCGCAGCGACGTCCGCTCGCTCGACCTCTCGCGCGGCGGCACTCCGTGGCTGTCGCTCGACGCGGTGGCCGACGAGCGCGGACGCCTGCCCGGGTTCACGCTGTCGCGGTGGACGGCGCAGGAGCTGGCGAGCGCCGCCCACCCGAGCGACCTCCCCGATCCTGCCCACTCGTACCTCTACCTCGACGCCGCGCAGAACGGCCTCGGGTCTCGGGCGTGCGGCGTCGACGTCTGGCCGGAGTTCGCGCTGCGGCCCGAGGCCCGCACCCTGCGCGTCACGCTCGCCGCCCTCTAG
- a CDS encoding GntR family transcriptional regulator, with amino-acid sequence MADPRPARIPRRQSLADGVYDELMARLFDNTLDPGASLNIDALSRELDVSQTPIREALARLEATGLVVREALRGYRVAPILSPKELGDLLDARAALEPVNARLAASHVDAAFLDALGASIEQLASSPTGPSFADYHAYWEADERFHDLIARQADNVFLYRAFESLGGQAQRFRLFGGLGVSDAESAISEHRAILSALRAGDAAAAERAMTTHVTNVKSRAVS; translated from the coding sequence ATGGCAGACCCCCGCCCGGCTCGGATCCCCCGCCGACAGTCGCTCGCCGACGGCGTCTACGACGAGCTCATGGCGCGGCTGTTCGACAACACGCTCGATCCTGGCGCATCGCTCAACATCGACGCGCTCTCGCGCGAGCTCGACGTGTCGCAGACCCCGATCCGTGAGGCACTCGCGCGGCTCGAGGCGACGGGGCTCGTGGTGCGGGAGGCGCTTCGCGGGTACCGTGTCGCGCCGATCCTGAGCCCCAAGGAGCTCGGCGACCTGCTCGACGCCCGGGCCGCGCTCGAGCCGGTGAACGCGCGACTCGCGGCCTCGCACGTCGACGCAGCCTTTCTCGACGCCCTCGGCGCGTCGATCGAGCAGCTCGCGTCGTCGCCCACGGGGCCGTCGTTCGCCGACTACCACGCCTACTGGGAGGCCGACGAGCGGTTCCACGACCTCATCGCGCGGCAGGCCGACAACGTGTTCCTCTACCGGGCGTTCGAGTCGCTCGGCGGGCAGGCGCAGCGGTTCCGGCTGTTCGGCGGGCTCGGAGTGAGCGACGCCGAGTCGGCGATCTCGGAGCACCGGGCGATCCTGTCGGCACTGCGCGCCGGCGACGCCGCCGCCGCCGAGCGGGCGATGACGACGCACGTCACGAACGTGAAGTCGCGCGCCGTCTCGTAG
- a CDS encoding gluconate:H+ symporter: protein MHSTPFVVISGVLAIVLLVVLITRVKLHPFFALLISSILLGIVNGLGVTDAVGDFTDGFGSQLSVTGVVIGLGAMLGGILIRTGGGDKIADVIIGKRKLVWMPISVGLVALIIGLPNLFEVTFVLMVPLVFSIAKRLGVPVLTVGVPMTAGLMTAHGLLPPGPATVLAATAYKASIGEVTLYGVIIAVPVLLVGAWLFPRLMRRYLTVGSALDISGGSGSGDKKLEPTRQVGLAPALTSVLIAPVLMIIGTLGLDSAPKNQLFQAIGNPVISLSLAVLFGFVFLGRGAGFSADGILSLVKTSIVPIVGLLLIIGAGGGLKNMLTAIGLSDIVSGLAKEWSIPVLLFAWIVAAIFRIALGSGTVAVSASSGIVAALLAANPGTNSALLVLATCTGAMIFSHVSDGAFWIFKEYFGLTVPQTLRTWSLQVTVMSVVGLIGVLILGATVH from the coding sequence GTGCACTCAACACCGTTCGTGGTCATCAGCGGGGTCCTCGCGATCGTCCTGCTGGTCGTCCTGATCACCCGGGTCAAGCTCCACCCGTTCTTCGCCCTGCTCATCTCGTCGATCCTGCTCGGAATCGTGAACGGACTCGGGGTCACCGACGCCGTCGGCGACTTCACGGACGGCTTCGGCTCGCAGCTCAGCGTCACCGGCGTGGTGATCGGGCTCGGCGCGATGCTCGGCGGCATCCTCATCCGCACCGGCGGCGGCGACAAGATCGCCGACGTCATCATCGGCAAGCGGAAGCTCGTCTGGATGCCGATCTCGGTCGGCCTGGTCGCCCTCATCATCGGCCTGCCGAACCTCTTCGAGGTGACGTTCGTGCTCATGGTGCCGCTCGTCTTCTCGATCGCGAAGCGCCTCGGGGTGCCCGTGCTCACGGTCGGCGTGCCGATGACCGCCGGCCTCATGACGGCCCACGGCCTGCTCCCACCGGGCCCGGCGACCGTGCTCGCGGCCACCGCGTACAAGGCGTCCATCGGCGAGGTCACGCTCTACGGCGTCATCATCGCCGTGCCAGTGCTGCTCGTCGGCGCGTGGCTGTTCCCGCGCCTCATGCGGCGCTACCTCACCGTCGGCTCGGCCCTCGACATCTCCGGCGGCTCGGGCAGTGGCGACAAGAAGCTCGAGCCCACTCGCCAGGTCGGCCTCGCCCCCGCGCTCACCTCGGTGCTCATCGCTCCGGTGCTCATGATCATCGGCACCCTCGGTCTCGACTCGGCGCCGAAGAACCAGCTCTTCCAGGCGATCGGCAACCCGGTGATCTCGCTGAGCCTCGCCGTTCTCTTCGGCTTCGTCTTCCTCGGCCGCGGCGCCGGCTTCTCCGCCGACGGGATCCTCAGCCTCGTCAAGACCAGCATCGTGCCGATCGTCGGCCTCCTGCTGATCATCGGTGCCGGCGGCGGCCTGAAGAACATGCTCACGGCGATCGGCTTGAGCGACATCGTGTCGGGGCTCGCGAAGGAGTGGTCGATCCCCGTCCTGCTCTTCGCCTGGATCGTGGCAGCGATCTTCCGCATCGCCCTCGGCTCCGGCACCGTCGCGGTGAGCGCGTCGAGCGGCATCGTGGCGGCGCTGCTCGCGGCGAACCCGGGCACCAACTCGGCGCTCCTCGTGCTCGCCACCTGCACCGGCGCGATGATCTTCTCGCACGTCTCCGATGGCGCGTTCTGGATCTTCAAGGAGTACTTCGGCCTCACCGTGCCGCAGACCCTCCGCACCTGGAGCCTCCAGGTCACCGTGATGAGCGTCGTCGGCCTGATCGGCGTCCTCATCCTGGGGGCGACCGTCCACTAG
- a CDS encoding TetR/AcrR family transcriptional regulator codes for MTSQPTAGAVLPDAAAAPDRTSPIDRAARSIAMSAGLTAITLRRMAATSGLPPATVASHEPSMGALAGRTFSDLAHEEIDDMAARLVGAASPLDALKTLVESLLGPAHDLSKTIWADAWSTGRHNDFVATAAREAMLAWQSLLVEILVAGAEAGQFSVNRPDLAAQQFFALIDSTTAYALVGYLDSDARSLLVTRSLEVALGLPEGTF; via the coding sequence ATGACCTCGCAGCCGACGGCCGGTGCCGTGCTCCCCGACGCCGCCGCAGCGCCCGACCGGACCTCCCCGATCGACCGGGCCGCGCGCAGCATCGCCATGAGTGCCGGGCTCACCGCCATCACGCTGCGCCGCATGGCGGCGACCTCCGGCCTGCCGCCCGCGACCGTCGCCTCGCACGAGCCGTCGATGGGCGCCCTGGCCGGCCGCACGTTCTCCGACCTCGCGCACGAGGAGATCGACGACATGGCCGCCCGCCTGGTCGGCGCCGCGAGCCCGCTCGACGCGCTCAAGACGCTCGTGGAGTCGCTCCTGGGCCCGGCCCACGACCTCTCCAAGACGATCTGGGCCGACGCCTGGTCGACCGGCCGTCACAACGACTTCGTCGCCACCGCCGCGCGCGAGGCGATGCTGGCCTGGCAGAGCCTGCTCGTCGAGATCCTGGTCGCAGGAGCCGAGGCGGGCCAGTTCTCGGTGAACCGCCCCGACCTCGCCGCGCAGCAGTTCTTCGCCCTGATCGACTCGACGACGGCGTACGCGCTGGTCGGCTACCTCGACTCCGACGCGCGAAGCCTGCTGGTGACGCGCTCGCTCGAGGTCGCGCTGGGGCTGCCCGAGGGCACCTTCTAG
- a CDS encoding triose-phosphate isomerase family protein, with protein sequence MSDSPRTTTGGASGTARPVIIGISTKAYLGYRASLDWLQAVTDVARRHPAVVDGRVRLFVAPSAPLLESAVRLASGTAVVVAAQDVSPDPAGPTTGDTPASLLADMGVRLVEIGHAERRAERGETSAVIRAKIAQASAAGLATLLCIGESARSTVDEAVAACLAQVADAGSGRVVFAYEPIWAIGAPAPADPSYVREVVAGIRSGLPEALAGAPIIYGGSAGPGLLGELRPAVDGLFLGRFAHDPANVATVLDEAAAL encoded by the coding sequence GTGAGCGACTCCCCTCGCACGACGACGGGCGGTGCCTCTGGCACCGCCCGTCCCGTCATCATCGGCATCTCCACGAAGGCGTACCTTGGCTACCGCGCCTCGCTCGACTGGCTGCAGGCCGTCACCGACGTCGCCCGCCGTCACCCGGCGGTCGTCGACGGCCGCGTGCGTCTGTTCGTGGCGCCTTCGGCCCCGCTGCTCGAATCGGCCGTGCGACTGGCCTCGGGCACGGCGGTGGTCGTGGCCGCACAGGACGTGTCGCCCGATCCTGCTGGCCCCACCACCGGTGACACCCCGGCGAGCCTTCTGGCCGACATGGGCGTGCGGCTCGTCGAGATCGGGCACGCCGAGCGGCGGGCCGAGCGCGGCGAGACCTCGGCCGTGATCCGCGCGAAGATCGCCCAGGCGTCCGCCGCGGGCCTCGCGACGCTCCTCTGCATCGGCGAGTCCGCTCGCAGCACCGTCGACGAGGCCGTCGCCGCCTGTCTCGCACAGGTCGCGGACGCAGGATCCGGCCGCGTCGTCTTCGCGTACGAGCCGATCTGGGCCATCGGCGCCCCTGCGCCCGCTGACCCGTCGTACGTGCGCGAGGTCGTGGCCGGAATCCGCTCCGGCCTCCCGGAGGCCCTGGCGGGCGCCCCGATCATCTACGGCGGCAGCGCCGGCCCCGGGCTGCTCGGCGAGCTCCGCCCGGCCGTCGACGGCCTCTTCCTCGGCCGGTTCGCGCACGACCCCGCGAACGTCGCGACGGTGCTCGACGAGGCGGCAGCGCTCTAG